One Choloepus didactylus isolate mChoDid1 chromosome 16, mChoDid1.pri, whole genome shotgun sequence DNA window includes the following coding sequences:
- the LOC119511447 gene encoding prefoldin subunit 5-like isoform X1 gives MAQSVNITELSLLQLEILENQLDQEVDSMYVPGKLHDVEDVLTDVGTGYYAEDTAEDARDFFKRKIDFLTKQMEKIQPALQETHAMKQAVMEMMSQKIQQLTALGAAQATAKA, from the exons ATGGCGCAGTCAGTTAATATCACGGAGTTGAGTCTGCTGCAGCTAGAAATACTCGAGAATCAGCTGGACCAGGAAGTGGA TTCTATGTATGTTCCTGGGAAGCTACATGATGTGGAAGATGTGCTCACTGATGTGGGAACTGGCTACTATGCAGAGGACACAGCTGAGGATGCAAGGGACTTCTTCAAGAGGAAGATAGACTTCCTCACCAAGCAGATGGAGAAAATCCAGCCAGCTCTGCAGGAGACGCATGCCATGAAACAGGCTGTCATGGAGATGATGAGCCAAAAGATTCAGCAGCTCACAGCCCTGGGAGCAGCACAGGCTACTGCCAAGGCCTGA
- the LOC119511447 gene encoding prefoldin subunit 5-like isoform X2, translated as MAQSVNITELSLLQLEILENQLDQEVEFLSTSIAQLKVVQTKYVEAKECLNVLNKSNEGRELLVPLTSSMYVPGKLHDVEDVLTDVGTGYYAEDTAEDARDFFKRKIDFLTKQMEKIQPALQETHAMKQAVMEMMSQKIQQLTALGAAQATAKA; from the coding sequence ATGGCGCAGTCAGTTAATATCACGGAGTTGAGTCTGCTGCAGCTAGAAATACTCGAGAATCAGCTGGACCAGGAAGTGGAGTTCCTGTCCACGTCCATTGCCCAGCTCAAGGTGGTACAGACCAAGTACGTAGAAGCCAAGGAGTGTCTGAACGTGCTGAACAAGAGCAACGAGGGGAGAGAACTACTCGTCCCATTGACCAGTTCTATGTATGTTCCTGGGAAGCTACATGATGTGGAAGATGTGCTCACTGATGTGGGAACTGGCTACTATGCAGAGGACACAGCTGAGGATGCAAGGGACTTCTTCAAGAGGAAGATAGACTTCCTCACCAAGCAGATGGAGAAAATCCAGCCAGCTCTGCAGGAGACGCATGCCATGAAACAGGCTGTCATGGAGATGATGAGCCAAAAGATTCAGCAGCTCACAGCCCTGGGAGCAGCACAGGCTACTGCCAAGGCCTGA